The Tubulanus polymorphus chromosome 1, tnTubPoly1.2, whole genome shotgun sequence genome contains a region encoding:
- the LOC141900142 gene encoding arylsulfatase H-like, translating into MMYRFIVLCLALYFSFIEAENVTDNRPNILVILVDDMGIGDLSCYGNSLIKTPNIDSLAKEGIKFNRMYSQPVCTPSRAALLTGRLPVRNGFIQGSRELPVIVSPSQEAGFQKDEFTMQRFLKQHGYTTSLIGKWHLGMGGDGSYLPTNRGFDSFIGVPMVHIEPCSSYVKMNVNIFFGIAVNKYKWVISAFYLFILSLRVFDVIGRRGLFGVMILTALVVGIVQLFMHASAANPAACLYMRDEQILEQPYKDVNMTLRMTAEVLKTIENHSASEEPMFLHINYLTPHYPALVSHKFNGSSGLGPYYDSILELDWSIGLILKSLEKHHMKNNFIYFASDNGPAPLTGFSREILEPEHLGSTVYKDEKGKAHRLRGWKGSNYEGGIRMPGLIQWKGTLTNPGRIVNSITSQMDVFPTLVEILNADGKTHPEMDGESLLPIIKSTDIKQTTDDRIVFHYCSVNILGAVSYDRYKLHFANSTGNYTCSGNVFKQPVLYDVLSDPSESIELPLADNRQLLLDIYKLIERHEKTLPPIGERVSQLDTLLNPLKFPCSNFPYCTMESKVIDDFSNLRL; encoded by the exons ATGATGTATCGGTTCATCGTTTTATGTTTGGCGCTTTATTTTAGCTTCATTGAAGCTGAAAATGTAACTGACAACCGTCCGAATATACTGGTAATACTGGTGGATGATATGGGTATCGGCGATTTAAGCTGTTACGGAAATTCACTGATTAAAACACCGAATATCGACAGTTTAGCTAAAGAAGGAATCAAGTTCAATCGCATGTATTCACAACCCGTTTGTACTCCGAGTAGAGCTGCATTACTGACAG gtCGTTTACCAGTCAGAAATGGTTTTATACAAGGATCCCGTGAACTGCCTGTAATAGTCAGCCCGAGTCAGGAAGCCGGATTTCAGAAAGATGAATTCACTATGCAGCGCTTCCTCAAACAGCACGGCTATACGACCTCACTGATCGGAAAGTGGCACCTCGGGATGGGGGGCGATGGATCTTATCTACCGACGAATCGCGGATTTGATTCGTTTATCGGAGTTCCGATGGTTCATATTGAACCGTGTAGTAGTTACGTCAAAATGAACGTCAACATTTTCTTCGGGATAGCagtgaataaatataaatgggTGATATCagcattttatttattcattctcaGTTTGAGAGTTTTTGATGTTATTGGTCGTAGAGGTTTATTCGGTGTTATGATTTTGACGGCTCTCGTGGTTGGTATCGTTCAGTTATTCATGCACGCCTCGGCCGCGAATCCCGCCGCTTGTTTATACATGAGAGACGAGCAGATACTCGAACAGCCTTATAAAGACGTCAATATGACTTTACGTATGACCGCGGAAGTTTTGAAAACTATTGAAAACCATTCCGCATCTGAAGAGCCAATGTTTCTTCATATAAACTACCTAACCCCGCACTACCCGGCGTTAGTTTCTCATAAGTTCAACGGTAGTTCAGGATTAGGACCTTATTATGATTCGATATTAGAACTCGATTGGAGCATCGGACTCATCTTAAAATCTTTAGAGAaacatcatatgaaaaataatttcatttatttcgcGTCTGATAATGGACCTGCGCCGCTTACAGGTTTCTCGCGTGAAATTTTAGAACCCGAACATTTGGGTTCAACTGTGTATAAAGACGAGAAGGGTAAAGCTCATAGATTAAGAGGTTGGAAAGGTTCTAACTATGAGGGGGGTATTCGAATGCCTGGTTTGATTCAATGGAAGGGAACCTTAACGAACCCAGGACGTATTGTTAACAGTATTACTTCTCAAATGGATGTTTTTCCTACGTTGGTAGAAATATTAAACGCAGACGGTAAAACTCATCCCGAAATGGATGGCGAATCTTTACTTCCGATTATAAAATCAACCGATATAAAACAAACAACAGATGATAGAATAGTATTTCATTATTGTAGTGTGAATATTCTCGGTGCGGTTTCTTACGATCGTTATAAATTACACTTCGCTAATTCGACCGGTAATTATACCTGTTCGGGTAACGTATTTAAACAACCTGTATTATACGATGTATTATCTGACCCCTCTGAATCGATCGAACTTCCCCTCGCTGATAATCGACAATTACTTCTAGATATCTATAAATTAATCGAACGACATGAGAAAACATTACCACCTATTGGTGAACGAGTATCTCAACTCGATACGTTGCTAAATCCTCTCAAATTTCCGTGTTCTAACTTTCCCTATTGTACAATGGAAAGTAaagtaattgatgatttttctAATCTTCGACTTTGA